The region GAGCGCGAGCGCGGAGTCGGTGCCCGGAGCCGGTTGCAGGTGCAGGGCGGCCCGCGCGGCCGTGGCCGTGCGCCGAGGGTCGATGACGATGAGATCCGGCCGGACCAAGTGACGCATCAGCGGTGGCATCGTCTCGGCCACGTTCGCACCCGCGAGCAGCACCGCGTCCGCGTCGGCGAGGTCGGTCACCGGGAACGGCAGTCCGCGATCCACACCGAAGGCCGCGTTCCCGGCCGCGGCGGCCGAAGCCATGCAGAACCGGCCGTTGTAGTCGATGTGCCGCGTTCCCAGGGCCAGCCGGGCGAACTTGCCGAGCAGGTACGACTTCTCGTTGGTCAGCCCACCACCACCGAACACCGCTGCCCCGTCCGGTCCGTACCGACGCCGTGCGGCGAGCAGTCCCTCGACCACGGTGTCCCGGGCCGTCTCCCAGTCCGCGGGAACAAGCCTCCCGTCGCGGCGGACCCACGGGCGCCGGATTCGGTCCGGCGAGCCGAGCAGTTCCGCAGCGGTCCACCCCTTGTGGCACAGACCGCCCCGGTTGACCGGGAACTCCGTAGGCGTGATCGTGACGCCTGCGCCGGCATCGGCCAGCCGGGTGCCGCATTGCAGGGCGCAGTACGGGCAGTGCGTTTCAACCTCGGGTTGCTCAGACATGGGTGATCTCCGATGTGGACGAGTGCCGGGCGACCGACTGAGCCGCCCCAGCGCTCGCGGAAACACCCGGCACGTAGACCACTCCGGTGATGACGGCGCATCCCACACAGCCGACCAGGAACACGGCGAACGCGGTAGAACCGCTGCCGAGGGCATCTCCGGAAGAGGCGCGGAACATCAGGGGGATCAGCACCCCACCGAGAGCGCCGATCGCGCCCACCATGAGGGTTCCGGCGTGCTGCTGGCAGTTCACACCGATTCTGGCGTTCCCACGGAAGATTCGCAAGATCATCTACACCACCAATGCCGTGAGGACTCGACGCCGGCTTCCGGCAAGCCACCGGCCAACGCGGGCACTTCCCCGACGAGCAAGCCGCGTTGAAGGTGCTCTACCTCGTCATTCGCAGCCCGCAACGGAACCAGACCAACGTCACCGGACGCACCTCCGGGCGGAAAGTCGTCCTGAACACGCCGGCGATGTTCTACGACGACCGCATCACCGTCGGCCAAAGACCGACCATCGCCCCACACGCGAAAACCGAACACGCCGCGGACCAGCACGGTGAGTTTCCGCCGCACCCGTCTGGCGCAGTCGGTTCGCCTGTTGAGCACATTGTCAGCACCACGCCCCCCGGGGTTACACTAAAGTATCACCATATATTGCAAACAATATATGGTGAACAACGTCAAAGATCTGCGACCGATGTCCGCCCGCGACTACGCCTTCCAAAATGGTATCCCGTCCTGAACCAGGGCGCTCCTACCATCCTGGGTCGTTGGTGCGCCCGCTGGGGAAAGCTGCTGTGCGGAGACACGCTTACCTGGGAAAGCGAAGCCTCCACACGATTTGCCGGCTCGCCGGTACTGGGCGGTGCCGGCCTGTGGGGCACGACGGGAGCCGGAGGCCGGTCACGGCCTACCCGCAGTAGTGCTGCCCGCCGTCCTGCCCGAGGGGATCGTCAAGCTTGACCAGCCAAGGCCGGCATGTCGCATCGTCGGTTGTGCCGACACCACTGCTGATCGGACAAGCGGCTCCGTGGTCTGCATCGACGATGTCATAGGTTTTCACGAAGGGACATTCCGCGATGACCCACGAAGGTTCGCATGAGGAAACCACCCCTGAGCCGACCGAATGGCAGCCCATCCGGTCGGATGATCTGCCGATAGTCACTCTGTCGATCAATTCTTTGCTGATTGATGGTTCCCCACGGCGGGCCGGCGCGGATGACGAGCACATCAGACTGCTCGCCGAGTCCGAGGAGCGACTACCTCCGATTATCGTACACGGTCGATCCGGGCGGGTCATCGATGGAGTACACAGGGTTCACGCCGCAACCCTGCGTGGTGAGGACAAAATCGAGGCAAGAGTGTACGAGGGCACGGATGGCGATGCTTTCCTGCTCGCGGTACAGATGAACATCGCGCACGGACTGCCGCTGACCCGGGCTGATCGGACCACGGCAGCGGCCCGGATCATCCAGTTGTACCCGCACTGGTCGAACCGGAGGATCGCCACCGTCACCGGTCTCTCCGCAGGGACTGTCGGCAAGCTGCGCTGGCGTTCGAACTCGCACGATGCCCGGTCACCCACGAGGGTGGGCAAGGACGGCCGTGTGCGACCCGCCAACGGCTCCGCGGCCAGACGGCAGGTCGCCAAACTGCTGACCGAGAATCCCACCGCGTCGATCCGCGCCATTGCGAACGAGGCCGGGGTATCGCATTCCACCGTGCATGGCGTGCGGCAACGCGTGCGTGCAGGCCAGGATCCTGCATTGCGGCAGCAGGAAGCACCAGAATCATTGACCACACCCCAGCCGCCGGAGATCTGCGCTCCTCAAGAAACGATCGAGACGCCGGGCCCCGCATGCGGTAGTGACGTTGCCGCCATCCTGGAAAATCTCAAGGCAGACCCATCGCTGCGGTTCAAGGAGGCGGGCCGGTTCCTGCTCCGGTGGCTGGACCAGAACCGGGTGGAAATGACGGCACCCAAAAGGATCGCCGAAATGGTGCCCGACCACTGCGCGGCCTCGGTGGCGAAGCTGGCACGCGGGTACGCACGGGCCTGGAGCGAATTCGCGGCACAGCTCGAAGAGCGCTGACTTCTCCGGCTTTCGTGATTTCCTGCGTCCCAGTGGGCGTGTTCTGCGTGCACCGATGCGGTCGGTGAGAAGATTTGGGAGCGGCCATGAGTCAGCCGGTGATTCGCACCATCACATTGGGACTCGCGGGTCCCCACCCGCTGTCCGGATCCAGACTCGCGGACGCTGCCACCCGGCTGCGGGTGGTGGACGCCGCCTACCGGCAAGCCGGCTACGAGGTGCAGACGGTCCGCATCACCACCCCTCCGGTGTTCGACGACTTCCCGGGCCGACCCGACGAGCTGATCTCCTACGCCCGCCGCCTACAAGCCGACCTAGATCGCCTCGGTATCGATCACTTCTCATTGGGGGCAGCGCAGGCGACACGGCGGAATGTCCTGCTGGAGCAGATCGCGGTGATCGAGGAACTGATACCGGATCTCCCCGCGCTGAACTGCGCCGTCCAGATCGCCACGGCACAGCACGGCATTCTGGTCGATGCGGTGGAGCCGACGGCCCGCACGATGCTCCGGATCGCGCGGCGGACCGAGGCAGGAGTAGGTAACTTCCGGTTCGCGGCTCTTGCCTGCGTGCCGCCCGACCACCCGTTTTTTCCAGCCAGCTACCACCAGGGACCGGACGCACTCACAATTGGCCTTCAAGGCGCCGGAATCGTGACTGCCGCGCTCTCCCACGGCAACGGCCTCGACCCTGCCTCGATCACTGTGCGAGTGCGCGAAGCGTTGATCACCGAAGCGACTCCGGTGGTGCGGCTCGGGCAGCGACTGGCTGAGGAGT is a window of Saccharopolyspora erythraea NRRL 2338 DNA encoding:
- a CDS encoding ParB/RepB/Spo0J family partition protein, coding for MTHEGSHEETTPEPTEWQPIRSDDLPIVTLSINSLLIDGSPRRAGADDEHIRLLAESEERLPPIIVHGRSGRVIDGVHRVHAATLRGEDKIEARVYEGTDGDAFLLAVQMNIAHGLPLTRADRTTAAARIIQLYPHWSNRRIATVTGLSAGTVGKLRWRSNSHDARSPTRVGKDGRVRPANGSAARRQVAKLLTENPTASIRAIANEAGVSHSTVHGVRQRVRAGQDPALRQQEAPESLTTPQPPEICAPQETIETPGPACGSDVAAILENLKADPSLRFKEAGRFLLRWLDQNRVEMTAPKRIAEMVPDHCAASVAKLARGYARAWSEFAAQLEER
- a CDS encoding DUF711 family protein gives rise to the protein MSQPVIRTITLGLAGPHPLSGSRLADAATRLRVVDAAYRQAGYEVQTVRITTPPVFDDFPGRPDELISYARRLQADLDRLGIDHFSLGAAQATRRNVLLEQIAVIEELIPDLPALNCAVQIATAQHGILVDAVEPTARTMLRIARRTEAGVGNFRFAALACVPPDHPFFPASYHQGPDALTIGLQGAGIVTAALSHGNGLDPASITVRVREALITEATPVVRLGQRLAEESGLRFGGIDLSPAPSVDTSIGTAVELGLAGRFGAPGTVAVVGAITEALRSTNLPTCGYNGLMLPVMEDAVLAREWAEGRLRTHQLLACSAVCGTGLDTVPLPEDSSIDDIAGLLLDTATFATRLAKPLSARLFPLPGKRSGDHTTFTSPHLINLRLP